The following are encoded together in the Cynocephalus volans isolate mCynVol1 chromosome 4, mCynVol1.pri, whole genome shotgun sequence genome:
- the LOC134376487 gene encoding olfactory receptor 5D13-like has product MHPKAQAHNQAGRPHCCWSPSLAWLSVRQPERCPQERPESSGDHVPKVPVGNQGDTEASMLNWQNQENQTSGFTFIFLGFSEYAELQVPLFLVLLAIFIVTVMGNLGMIIIIKINPKLHNPMYFFLSHLSLVDFCYSTVVTPKLLENLVVEDRTISFTGCLMQFFFACIFVVTETFMLAVMAYDRFVTVCNPLLYTVAMSQKLCSMLVAALYCWGTVCSLTLTYFLLELSLRGNNIINNFVCEHAAIVAVSCSDPYVSQKIILVSATFNEISSLMIILTSYVFIFITVMKMHSTGGGGGMGRQKAFSTCASHLTAITIFHGTILFLYCVPNSKSSWLMVKVASVFYTEVIPMLNPLLYSLRNKEVKEMVKKLINYKLFCHI; this is encoded by the exons ATGCACCCCAAGGCGCAAGCGCacaaccaagcaggtaggcctcactgctgctgGAGCCCATCCCTGGCCTGGCTGAGTGTGCGCCAACCAGAGAGGTGTCCCCAAGAGAGGCCTGAGAGTAGTGGCGACCACGTACCCAAGGTGCCAGTGGGCAACCAAGGAGACACTGAGGCATCCATGCTAAATTGGCA GAACCAAGAAAATCAGACTTCTGGATTCACCTTCATcttcttgggcttctcagaataTGCAGAACTCCAAGTGCCCCTCTTCCTGGTGCTCCTGGCCATCTTCATAGTCACTGTGATGGGGAACTTGGGCATGATCATAATCATTAAGATCAATCCCAAACTCCACAaccccatgtactttttccttagCCACTTGTCCTTGGTTGATTTCTGTTACTCTACAGTAGTTACACCCAAACTGTTGGAGAACTTGGTTGTGGAAGACAGGACCATCTCCTTCACAGGATGCCTCATGCAATTCTTCTTTGCATGCATATTTGTGGTGACAGAAACTTTCATGTTGgcagtgatggcctatgaccgatTTGTGACAGTTTGCAACCCCCTGCTCTACACAGTTGCTATGTCTCAGAAGCTTTGCTCCATGTTAGTGGCTGCATTGTACTGTTGGGGAACAGTCTGTTCCCTGACACTTACCTACTTTCTACTGGAATTGTCCCTCAGAGGAAATAATATCATAAATAACTTTGTGTGTGAGCATGCTGCCATTGTTGCTGTGTCCTGCTCTGACCCCTATGTTAGCCAGAAGATCATTTTAGTCTCTgccacattcaatgaaataagcaGCCTGATGATCATTCTTActtcctatgttttcatttttatcactgTCATGAAGATGCATtcaactgggggggggggggggatgggacGCCAGAAAGCCTTCTCCACATGTGCATCCCATCTAACTGCCATTACTATCTTCCATGGTAcaattctttttctctattgtgttcctAACTCCAAAAGTTCATGGCTCATGGTCAAGGTGGCCTCTGTCTTTTATACAGAGGTCATCCCCATGTTGAATCCCCTGCTCTATAGCCTCAGGAACAAGGAAGTGAAGGAAATGGTCAAAAAGTTAAtcaattacaaattattttgtcACATATAA